One Paraburkholderia aromaticivorans genomic region harbors:
- a CDS encoding CheR family methyltransferase, producing the protein MMATRAQQRPDRADPVRSGEQARDFEFTSTDFARIRELIHRSAGISLSDHKRDMAYSRLARRLRARGLDTFKQYLDLLEAENDPAEWEAFTNALTTNLTAFFREAHHFPILAEFVPRRAQPVSVWCSAASTGEEPYSIAMTLIEALGDSGARQASVLATDIDTQVLAKAEAGMYQFDQVKHLSPERLKRFFLKGTGAHAGMVKVRPEVRALVRFEQLNLTDRDYQLRSQFDAIFCRNVMIYFDKPTQAQVLARFEPLMKSGGLLFAGHSENFTYVTQAFKLRGQTVYELTRDATGVRTPARATATASHHTASGVTV; encoded by the coding sequence ATGATGGCAACGCGCGCACAGCAACGTCCGGACCGGGCGGACCCGGTTAGATCCGGCGAACAGGCACGGGATTTCGAATTCACGTCGACGGACTTCGCTCGCATTCGCGAACTGATTCACCGCAGCGCGGGCATTTCGCTGTCGGATCACAAGCGCGACATGGCGTACAGCCGTCTGGCGCGCCGTCTGCGTGCCCGTGGGCTCGACACCTTCAAGCAATATCTCGATCTGCTCGAAGCGGAAAACGATCCCGCCGAGTGGGAAGCGTTCACCAATGCGCTGACCACCAACCTGACGGCGTTTTTCCGCGAGGCGCATCACTTTCCGATCCTCGCCGAATTCGTGCCGCGCCGCGCGCAGCCGGTTTCGGTCTGGTGCTCGGCGGCTTCGACCGGCGAAGAGCCGTATTCGATTGCGATGACGCTGATCGAAGCGCTCGGCGACAGTGGCGCGCGCCAGGCCTCGGTGCTCGCCACCGACATCGACACCCAGGTTCTGGCCAAAGCCGAAGCCGGCATGTACCAGTTCGACCAGGTCAAGCATCTCTCGCCCGAGCGGCTCAAGCGCTTCTTCCTGAAGGGCACCGGCGCGCATGCGGGCATGGTCAAGGTGCGCCCGGAAGTGCGCGCGCTGGTGCGCTTCGAGCAACTCAATCTCACTGACCGCGATTACCAGTTGCGCTCGCAGTTCGACGCGATCTTCTGCCGCAACGTGATGATCTATTTCGACAAGCCGACGCAAGCGCAAGTGCTCGCGCGCTTCGAGCCGCTGATGAAGTCGGGCGGCCTGCTGTTCGCCGGCCACTCGGAAAATTTCACGTATGTCACGCAGGCGTTCAAGCTGCGCGGCCAGACCGTCTACGAGCTGACGCGTGACGCGACCGGCGTGCGTACGCCGGCGCGCGCGACGGCAACGGCGTCGCATCACACGGCGAGCGGGGTCACGGTATGA
- a CDS encoding methyl-accepting chemotaxis protein, with product MLSRWSIRASLTMVGIILVALTVVVGVLGLTALNRASQSLDRIARGDLVAIHALDDASAYLLRSRVSLDRFNALSASGDTEQAKKVLDRAEELYGKGNQSWQTYLDAPKSGVEQAQLDELLARRTAVMRDGLEPEFAALHANDLAAYHAIADTKISPMFVSYDNAASAVINSLQQQAVDQQASTQSNISLMTTLIIAVTVLALLLVVGIRFALRGLIVQPLADATACFERIAAGDLSETINVFSRNEIGRLFAGIKRMQDSMSTMVRAVHSSTESIDTGAREIAMGNTDLSQRTEQQAASLQETASSMEQLTGTVRQNAENARQASQLAVNASDIATRGGDVVSQVVTTMQDIASSSNKVVDIIGVIEGIAFQTNILALNAAVEAARAGEQGRGFAVVAGEVRSLAQRSASAAKEIKELIGDSVDKVQSGSALVGRAGTTMDEIVQAVRRVTDIMGEISAASEEQSGGIEQVNRAVVQMDEVTQQNAALVEQAAAAAASLEDQTRQLQAVVNGWKVAGGTAHSSAAATRPHPAASRGTSSKSKPAAKVAPHASVNGGAAHPAAGTAATNTASASANHDTGAARVEPALRPKTARAASESAARPAAVNAATAGSDADWETF from the coding sequence ATGCTGAGCAGGTGGTCGATTCGCGCGTCGTTGACGATGGTGGGGATCATTTTGGTCGCGCTGACCGTGGTGGTCGGCGTACTTGGGCTGACCGCGCTGAATCGCGCGAGCCAGTCGCTCGACCGCATTGCGCGCGGCGATCTGGTCGCCATTCATGCACTCGACGATGCCTCGGCGTACCTGCTGCGCTCGCGCGTGTCGCTGGACCGCTTCAATGCGTTGAGCGCGTCGGGCGACACGGAGCAGGCGAAGAAGGTGCTCGATCGCGCAGAGGAGTTGTACGGCAAGGGCAATCAGAGCTGGCAGACGTATCTCGACGCGCCCAAGAGCGGCGTGGAGCAGGCGCAGCTCGACGAACTGCTGGCGCGCCGCACGGCGGTGATGCGTGACGGCCTGGAGCCGGAGTTCGCCGCGCTGCACGCGAACGATCTGGCCGCGTATCACGCGATCGCGGATACGAAGATCAGCCCGATGTTCGTGTCTTACGACAACGCGGCATCGGCGGTCATCAACAGCTTGCAGCAGCAGGCCGTGGATCAGCAGGCGAGCACGCAATCGAACATCTCGCTGATGACGACGCTGATCATCGCCGTCACCGTGCTCGCGCTGCTGCTGGTGGTGGGTATCCGCTTCGCGCTGCGTGGCCTGATCGTGCAGCCGCTCGCCGACGCGACGGCGTGCTTCGAACGCATCGCCGCGGGCGATCTTTCCGAGACGATCAACGTCTTCAGCCGCAATGAAATCGGGCGGTTGTTCGCCGGCATCAAGCGCATGCAGGACAGCATGTCGACGATGGTGAGGGCGGTTCACAGCAGCACGGAATCGATTGACACCGGCGCGCGCGAAATCGCCATGGGCAACACCGACCTGTCGCAGCGCACGGAACAGCAGGCCGCCTCGCTGCAGGAAACCGCGTCGAGCATGGAGCAGTTGACCGGCACCGTGCGGCAGAACGCCGAGAACGCGCGTCAGGCGAGCCAACTGGCCGTCAACGCATCCGACATCGCCACGCGCGGCGGCGACGTGGTGAGCCAGGTCGTCACGACCATGCAGGACATCGCGAGCAGTTCGAACAAGGTCGTCGACATCATCGGCGTGATCGAAGGGATTGCCTTCCAGACCAATATTCTCGCGCTCAACGCGGCGGTCGAAGCCGCGCGCGCCGGCGAACAGGGCCGCGGCTTCGCGGTGGTGGCCGGTGAAGTGCGCAGCCTCGCGCAGCGCAGCGCGAGCGCCGCGAAGGAAATCAAGGAACTGATCGGCGACTCGGTCGACAAGGTGCAAAGCGGCTCCGCGCTAGTCGGCCGCGCCGGTACGACGATGGACGAGATCGTGCAGGCCGTGCGCCGTGTGACCGACATCATGGGCGAAATCAGCGCGGCGTCCGAAGAGCAGTCGGGCGGCATCGAACAGGTGAATCGCGCGGTCGTGCAGATGGACGAAGTCACGCAGCAGAACGCCGCGCTGGTCGAACAGGCGGCGGCTGCGGCGGCCTCGCTCGAAGACCAGACGCGTCAGTTGCAGGCCGTGGTGAACGGCTGGAAAGTGGCCGGCGGCACGGCGCACAGCAGCGCGGCGGCAACGCGCCCACATCCGGCGGCGTCCCGCGGGACGAGCAGCAAGAGCAAGCCGGCGGCCAAAGTTGCGCCGCATGCATCCGTGAACGGCGGCGCAGCGCACCCGGCGGCAGGCACAGCAGCAACGAACACTGCATCGGCGTCGGCCAATCACGACACAGGCGCTGCACGCGTCGAGCCGGCACTCAGGCCGAAGACGGCCCGCGCGGCATCCGAATCCGCAGCACGCCCGGCCGCGGTCAACGCGGCCACGGCGGGCTCGGATGCGGACTGGGAAACATTCTAG
- a CDS encoding chemotaxis protein CheW — translation MAEVQSINSSVANASGTNGRRDAQQADAGGQEFLVFTLGAEEYGIDILKVQEIRGYDNVTRIANAPEFIKGVINLRGIIVPIVDMRIKFHLGRVEYDHQTVVIILNVAHRVVGMVVDGVSDVLTLATDQIMPAPEFGATLTTEYLTGLGTVDGRMLILMDIEKLMTSREMALIETLGA, via the coding sequence GTGGCAGAAGTCCAATCCATCAATTCGAGCGTCGCGAACGCGAGCGGTACGAATGGCCGCCGCGACGCGCAGCAGGCAGACGCCGGCGGTCAGGAGTTCCTCGTCTTCACGCTCGGCGCCGAAGAGTACGGCATCGACATTCTCAAGGTGCAGGAAATCCGCGGCTACGACAACGTGACGCGCATCGCCAACGCACCCGAGTTCATCAAGGGCGTGATCAATCTGCGCGGCATCATCGTGCCGATCGTCGACATGCGCATCAAGTTCCATCTGGGCCGTGTCGAGTACGACCACCAGACGGTGGTGATCATCCTGAACGTCGCGCATCGCGTGGTGGGGATGGTGGTGGACGGCGTGTCGGACGTGCTGACGCTCGCCACCGACCAGATCATGCCGGCGCCGGAATTCGGCGCCACGCTGACGACCGAGTACCTCACGGGTCTGGGCACCGTCGACGGCCGCATGCTGATCCTGATGGACATCGAGAAGCTCATGACCAGCCGCGAAATGGCGCTGATCGAAACGCTCGGCGCCTAA
- the cheA gene encoding chemotaxis protein CheA, whose translation MTLDITQFYQTFFDEADELLAQMEQLLLNLDIAHPDPEDLAAIFRAAHSIKGGAATFGFTALTETTHILESLLDRARNNELVLRKDMIDTFLETKDVLSGQLADYRASAEPDAATAKAICAKLERLNAESRDGAAPAAAAAPVAASVASVATQAVQGGTPPEHVVEQAVQAAGEWIDGEPAQTGQAAGAGEDTGPHLKITLRGVGEKDQELLAEELGNLGNIVGQVKSGGDLTLWLATDVTSDDIIAVCCFVIDESQIVIGRGTAPADDTQQGEPGTPDAADSSPAQAVQATQADHAASPAPAAGTAAPASTATHGLFDAPAAPAPAAAQPAAATSAPAPAQASAAAPAEPDRKAARPAVAAGGAEGSSIRVGVEKVDQLINLVGELVITQAMLAETTSTFDPALHDRLFNGMAQLERNARDLQEAVMSIRMMPMDYVFSRFPRLVRDLAAKLGKEVELVTFGQATELDKSLIERIIDPLTHLVRNSLDHGIETVEARRAAGKDSTGQLVLSAAHHGGNIVIEVSDDGAGLRRDKILAKAAKQGMQVSETMSDEEVWNLIFLPGFSTAEQVTDVSGRGVGMDVVKRNIQSMGGHVEITSHAGKGSTTRIMLPLTLAILDGMSVKVGNEIFILPLNFVMESLQPQAEDIYTVANGERVVRVRGEYLPLVALHEVFNVEGAKQEPTQGIVTIMQTEGRRFAMLIDELVGQQQVVVKNLETNYRKVHGISAATILGDGSVALIVDVAALNRETRHAHGALSLA comes from the coding sequence ATGACACTCGACATCACTCAGTTCTATCAGACGTTCTTCGACGAAGCGGACGAACTGCTCGCGCAGATGGAGCAGTTGCTGCTCAATCTGGATATCGCTCACCCGGACCCCGAAGACCTCGCGGCAATTTTCCGCGCGGCGCATTCGATCAAGGGCGGCGCGGCGACGTTCGGTTTTACCGCGCTGACGGAAACGACGCACATTCTCGAATCGCTGCTCGACCGCGCGCGCAATAACGAACTCGTGCTGCGCAAGGACATGATCGACACGTTCCTCGAAACCAAGGACGTGTTGTCCGGCCAGCTCGCCGATTACCGCGCGAGCGCCGAGCCGGACGCGGCCACCGCGAAGGCGATTTGCGCGAAGCTCGAACGCCTGAACGCGGAGAGCCGCGACGGCGCGGCACCGGCTGCGGCTGCAGCACCCGTTGCCGCGAGCGTGGCATCCGTTGCAACACAGGCAGTACAAGGCGGTACCCCGCCGGAGCACGTCGTCGAACAGGCGGTGCAGGCGGCGGGTGAATGGATTGACGGCGAACCGGCACAGACCGGGCAAGCCGCGGGAGCCGGTGAAGATACCGGTCCCCATCTGAAAATTACGCTACGGGGCGTTGGTGAGAAGGACCAGGAACTGCTGGCCGAAGAGCTCGGCAACCTGGGCAACATCGTCGGGCAGGTCAAGAGCGGCGGCGATCTGACGCTGTGGCTCGCGACCGATGTGACCTCCGACGACATCATCGCCGTGTGCTGTTTCGTGATCGACGAAAGTCAGATCGTGATCGGCCGCGGCACCGCACCGGCGGACGACACGCAGCAAGGCGAACCTGGAACGCCCGACGCTGCCGATTCGTCCCCGGCGCAAGCAGTACAGGCAACTCAGGCGGACCACGCAGCATCGCCGGCACCGGCGGCCGGCACCGCTGCACCCGCATCAACAGCCACGCACGGCCTGTTCGACGCACCGGCCGCGCCGGCGCCAGCCGCGGCTCAACCCGCGGCGGCCACGAGCGCACCGGCGCCAGCGCAGGCGAGCGCAGCCGCACCCGCCGAACCGGACCGCAAGGCGGCACGTCCGGCTGTGGCAGCGGGCGGTGCAGAAGGCAGCTCGATTCGCGTCGGCGTCGAAAAGGTTGATCAGCTGATCAACCTGGTCGGCGAACTGGTGATCACGCAGGCCATGCTCGCGGAAACCACCAGCACGTTCGACCCGGCACTGCACGACCGGCTTTTCAACGGCATGGCGCAGCTCGAGCGCAATGCGCGCGATCTGCAGGAAGCGGTCATGTCGATCCGCATGATGCCGATGGATTACGTGTTCAGCCGCTTCCCGCGTCTGGTGCGCGATCTGGCGGCGAAACTCGGCAAGGAAGTGGAACTCGTCACCTTCGGTCAGGCGACCGAACTCGACAAGAGCCTCATCGAACGGATCATCGATCCGTTGACTCACCTCGTGCGCAACAGTCTCGACCACGGCATCGAAACCGTGGAAGCGCGGCGCGCGGCGGGCAAGGATTCGACCGGCCAGCTGGTGCTGTCGGCGGCGCATCACGGCGGCAACATCGTCATTGAAGTGAGCGACGACGGCGCGGGCCTGCGCCGCGACAAGATTCTCGCGAAGGCGGCCAAGCAGGGCATGCAGGTCAGCGAGACCATGAGCGACGAAGAAGTCTGGAACCTGATCTTCCTGCCGGGTTTCTCCACGGCGGAACAGGTCACCGACGTGTCGGGCCGCGGCGTCGGCATGGACGTGGTGAAGCGGAACATCCAGTCGATGGGTGGTCACGTGGAAATCACCTCGCACGCCGGCAAGGGCAGCACCACGCGCATCATGCTGCCGCTCACGCTGGCCATTCTCGACGGCATGTCGGTCAAGGTCGGCAACGAGATTTTCATTCTGCCGCTGAACTTCGTGATGGAGTCGCTGCAGCCGCAAGCCGAGGACATCTACACGGTAGCCAACGGCGAGCGCGTGGTGCGGGTGCGCGGTGAATATCTGCCGCTGGTGGCGTTGCACGAAGTGTTCAACGTCGAAGGCGCGAAGCAGGAACCGACGCAAGGCATCGTCACCATCATGCAAACCGAAGGGCGCCGCTTTGCGATGCTGATCGACGAACTGGTGGGCCAACAGCAGGTCGTCGTGAAGAACCTGGAAACGAACTACCGCAAGGTGCACGGCATTTCCGCCGCGACCATTCTCGGCGACGGCAGCGTCGCGCTGATCGTGGACGTCGCGGCGCTGAACCGCGAAACACGCCACGCGCATGGCGCGCTGAGCCTCGCATGA
- a CDS encoding response regulator, giving the protein MIRHILAIDDSASMRQILAATLTTAGYEVTLAADGNEGLENALAMSFDLVLTDQYMPGKTGLDLIAALRNNPAYQATPILVLTTESGEPFKEAARAAGATGWIEKPLDPDMLTELVAALAEPDHA; this is encoded by the coding sequence ATGATCAGGCACATCCTGGCAATCGACGATTCGGCATCGATGCGGCAGATTCTCGCCGCCACGTTGACGACGGCAGGCTACGAGGTGACGCTCGCGGCGGACGGCAACGAAGGGCTCGAAAACGCGCTCGCCATGTCGTTCGACCTCGTGCTGACCGACCAGTACATGCCAGGCAAGACCGGCCTCGATCTGATCGCCGCGCTGCGCAACAACCCGGCTTACCAGGCGACACCCATCCTCGTCCTCACGACGGAATCGGGCGAGCCGTTCAAGGAAGCAGCACGGGCTGCGGGCGCGACCGGCTGGATCGAAAAGCCGCTCGACCCGGACATGCTGACCGAACTGGTGGCGGCGCTAGCCGAGCCAGACCACGCGTAA
- the motB gene encoding flagellar motor protein MotB: MSKDKDRAIIVKRAAPKKAGHHGGAWKLAYADFMTAMMAFFLLMWLLSSASTVQLKGIADYFNQPLKITLWGGDRSAEDSSILKGGGRDISTDAQGVTRSTDGSNNRSERSVSHNNEDSMKQLQGELERREQVRLHDLQVKLMAAIEANPVLRQFKQQIRIDSTLTGLRIEIVDSQKRPMFATAKDQVEPYMRDILREIGHTLNDVPNRIIVQGHTDAAQYAGGEKGYSNWELSADRANASRRELIGGGMDEAKVMRVLGLASTQNLNKADPMDPENRRISIIVLNRKSEEALNHDDSTTTTLSDDAAGSKPLLQKLAQPVTVAPKLPAAVPSAQ; encoded by the coding sequence ATGAGCAAGGACAAAGACCGCGCCATTATCGTCAAGCGCGCCGCGCCGAAGAAAGCCGGCCATCACGGCGGCGCCTGGAAGCTCGCGTATGCGGACTTCATGACCGCGATGATGGCGTTCTTCCTGCTGATGTGGCTGCTGAGTTCGGCCTCCACGGTGCAGTTAAAGGGGATTGCCGATTACTTCAACCAGCCGTTGAAGATCACGCTGTGGGGCGGCGACCGCAGCGCCGAGGACTCGAGCATTCTGAAGGGCGGCGGCCGCGATATCTCGACCGACGCGCAAGGCGTAACGCGCTCCACCGACGGTTCGAACAACCGCTCCGAGCGCAGCGTCTCGCACAACAACGAAGACTCGATGAAGCAGTTGCAGGGCGAGCTGGAGCGTCGTGAGCAGGTCCGCCTGCACGATCTGCAGGTCAAGCTGATGGCCGCGATCGAAGCGAATCCGGTGCTGCGCCAGTTCAAGCAGCAGATCCGCATCGACTCGACGCTGACCGGCCTGCGCATCGAAATCGTCGACTCGCAGAAGCGGCCCATGTTCGCGACCGCGAAAGACCAGGTCGAGCCGTATATGCGCGACATCCTGCGCGAAATCGGCCACACGCTGAACGACGTGCCGAACCGCATCATCGTGCAGGGCCACACCGACGCGGCGCAGTACGCCGGCGGCGAGAAGGGCTACAGCAACTGGGAACTGTCTGCGGACCGCGCCAATGCGTCGCGCCGCGAGCTGATCGGCGGCGGCATGGACGAGGCGAAGGTGATGCGCGTGCTCGGCCTCGCGTCGACGCAGAACCTGAACAAGGCGGATCCGATGGATCCGGAGAACCGCCGCATCAGCATCATCGTGTTGAACAGGAAGTCGGAGGAGGCGCTGAATCATGACGACTCCACCACGACCACCTTGTCGGACGATGCAGCCGGCTCCAAGCCGTTGCTGCAAAAGCTTGCGCAGCCGGTAACGGTTGCACCGAAGTTGCCGGCGGCAGTGCCGTCGGCCCAGTAA
- the motA gene encoding flagellar motor stator protein MotA, whose translation MLIFVGTLVTLLSVFGGYALEGGHLGALLQPVEVLMIVGAGVGAFILGNGMKTIKATLRVIPTLFKGAKYNKDVYMELMALLYVLLAKARKEGTLTLEADIDDPSKSPIFTQYPKILADHHIIEFLTDYLRLMVGGNMNAFEIESLMDEEIETHHQEGEAPAHALNKVGDAMPAFGIVAAVMGVVHTMASADKPPAVLGEMIAQALVGTFLGILLSYGLIGPLASVAEQRVTESTKMFQCIKVTILASLNGYAPAIAVEFGRKVLFSTERPSFAELEEHVRRVKAK comes from the coding sequence GTGCTGATTTTCGTGGGAACACTCGTGACGCTTTTGTCCGTTTTCGGCGGTTACGCGCTGGAAGGCGGCCATCTCGGCGCGCTGCTGCAGCCCGTTGAAGTGCTGATGATCGTCGGCGCCGGTGTCGGCGCATTCATTCTGGGTAACGGAATGAAGACGATCAAGGCCACGCTGCGCGTCATTCCAACCCTGTTCAAGGGCGCGAAGTACAACAAGGACGTCTATATGGAGCTGATGGCGCTCCTCTACGTCCTGCTGGCCAAGGCGCGCAAGGAAGGCACGCTGACGCTGGAAGCGGACATCGACGATCCGTCGAAAAGTCCGATCTTCACCCAATATCCGAAGATTCTCGCGGACCATCACATCATCGAATTCCTGACCGACTACCTGCGTCTGATGGTGGGCGGCAACATGAACGCGTTCGAGATCGAAAGCCTGATGGACGAGGAAATCGAGACGCATCACCAGGAAGGCGAAGCGCCCGCTCACGCGCTGAACAAGGTCGGCGACGCAATGCCGGCGTTCGGTATCGTGGCCGCGGTGATGGGCGTGGTGCACACCATGGCCTCCGCCGACAAGCCGCCCGCGGTGCTCGGCGAGATGATCGCGCAGGCGCTGGTCGGCACCTTCCTCGGGATTCTGCTTTCGTACGGGCTGATCGGGCCGCTCGCGAGCGTCGCCGAACAGCGCGTGACCGAGTCGACCAAGATGTTCCAGTGCATCAAGGTGACGATTCTGGCCAGCCTGAACGGTTACGCGCCGGCGATTGCCGTCGAGTTCGGCCGCAAGGTGCTCTTCTCGACCGAACGCCCGTCGTTCGCCGAGCTGGAAGAGCACGTGCGCCGCGTGAAGGCCAAGTAA
- the flhC gene encoding flagellar transcriptional regulator FlhC encodes MAYKSVVLEVREITLAIELIELGARLQLLEAETSLSRDRLIKLYKELKGVSPPKGMLPFSTDWFMTWQPNFHSSLFYNIYRFMADHGGCLTIQSIVKSYRLYLEHVQLHDDEPVLSLTRAWTLVRFFDSGMLQMTACCRCGGHFVAHAHDPQHAFVCGLCQPPSRAGKTKKFADARARESLAALEA; translated from the coding sequence ATGGCCTATAAAAGTGTTGTGCTCGAAGTCAGGGAAATCACCCTGGCGATCGAGCTGATCGAGCTTGGCGCGCGTTTGCAATTGCTGGAAGCAGAAACCAGTCTGTCGCGCGACCGGCTCATCAAGCTATACAAAGAGCTGAAAGGGGTCTCGCCGCCCAAGGGCATGTTGCCGTTTTCGACCGACTGGTTCATGACCTGGCAGCCGAACTTTCACTCATCGCTGTTCTACAACATCTACCGGTTCATGGCCGATCATGGCGGCTGCCTGACGATCCAGTCGATCGTGAAAAGCTACCGGCTCTATCTGGAACACGTCCAGTTGCACGACGACGAGCCCGTGCTCAGTCTCACGCGCGCCTGGACGCTGGTGCGCTTTTTCGACTCTGGAATGCTGCAAATGACCGCCTGCTGCCGCTGCGGGGGACATTTTGTCGCGCATGCGCACGATCCGCAGCACGCGTTCGTCTGCGGCCTGTGCCAGCCGCCTTCGCGCGCCGGTAAGACAAAGAAATTTGCCGACGCCCGGGCCCGCGAGAGCCTCGCTGCTCTCGAAGCCTGA
- the flhD gene encoding flagellar transcriptional regulator FlhD, translated as MSATSEMLNEIREVNLSYLLLAQRLLREDKPMGMFRMGISDQLADVLANLSLAQTVKLAASNQVLCRFRFDDHAVLSALADKGKSSAVAQAHSAILMASQPVEHLG; from the coding sequence ATGAGCGCGACAAGCGAAATGCTCAATGAGATCAGAGAAGTCAACCTGTCTTATCTCCTGCTCGCCCAGCGACTGCTGCGCGAAGACAAGCCGATGGGCATGTTTCGCATGGGGATTTCGGACCAGTTAGCCGATGTGCTTGCCAATCTGTCGTTGGCGCAGACCGTCAAGCTGGCGGCGTCCAATCAGGTGTTGTGCCGTTTCCGTTTCGACGACCATGCCGTACTGTCCGCTTTGGCGGACAAAGGCAAATCCAGCGCCGTAGCCCAGGCGCATTCCGCGATCCTGATGGCAAGCCAGCCAGTCGAACACCTCGGCTGA
- a CDS encoding glycosyltransferase family 4 protein, with protein MRIAQIAPLYEAVPPKLYGGTERVVSYLTEALVDLGHDVTLFASGDSVTSANLDACWPRALRLDPTIRDSLAPHVLMMEKVRKVAHEFDVLHFHLDYMPFPLFTTMDTPFVTTLHGRLDLPELQPVFDAFSNVPVVSISDSQRAPLPQANWLNTIYHGLPEQLLTPHTHKKPEYLAFLGRICPEKRVDTAIKIAAQSGLPLKIAAKVDKVDQEYFKREIEPLLSLAHVEFVGEINEAQKPEFLSGAKALLFPIDWSEPFGLVMIESMACGTPVIAFNRGSVPEVIDHGVTGYIVEDVQGAVAALQRLDELSRTEIRAQFERRFSSKTMAQNYVDGYSALIEATRRPVLRRVAVG; from the coding sequence ATGCGAATCGCACAAATTGCGCCGTTGTATGAAGCTGTCCCGCCGAAACTTTACGGTGGCACCGAACGCGTCGTGTCGTATCTGACGGAAGCCTTGGTCGACCTCGGCCACGACGTCACGCTGTTTGCCAGCGGCGACTCGGTCACCTCCGCGAACCTCGACGCCTGCTGGCCTCGTGCGCTGCGTCTAGATCCGACGATTCGCGATTCGCTGGCTCCGCACGTCCTGATGATGGAAAAGGTGCGCAAGGTCGCGCATGAGTTCGACGTGCTGCACTTCCACCTCGACTACATGCCGTTCCCGCTCTTCACGACGATGGACACGCCGTTCGTGACGACGCTGCACGGCCGCCTCGACCTGCCGGAACTCCAACCGGTGTTCGATGCGTTCTCCAACGTGCCGGTGGTCTCGATCTCCGATTCGCAGCGTGCACCGCTGCCGCAAGCGAACTGGCTCAACACGATTTACCACGGTCTGCCGGAGCAACTGCTCACGCCGCACACCCACAAGAAGCCGGAATATTTGGCGTTCCTCGGCCGTATTTGTCCCGAGAAGCGCGTCGATACAGCTATCAAGATCGCTGCACAAAGCGGTTTGCCGCTGAAGATCGCCGCCAAGGTGGACAAGGTCGACCAGGAATACTTCAAGCGCGAAATCGAGCCGCTGCTGTCGCTGGCGCATGTGGAATTCGTCGGCGAGATCAATGAAGCGCAGAAGCCCGAATTCCTGTCCGGCGCCAAGGCGCTGCTGTTCCCGATCGACTGGTCGGAGCCGTTCGGCCTCGTGATGATCGAGTCGATGGCGTGCGGTACACCGGTGATCGCGTTCAACCGCGGTTCGGTGCCGGAAGTGATCGACCACGGCGTGACGGGTTACATCGTCGAGGACGTGCAAGGCGCGGTCGCTGCACTGCAACGCCTGGATGAACTGTCGCGCACCGAAATCCGCGCCCAGTTCGAGCGCCGCTTCAGCTCGAAGACGATGGCCCAGAATTACGTGGATGGCTATTCGGCACTGATCGAAGCCACGCGCCGCCCGGTGTTGCGTCGAGTCGCGGTGGGTTAA
- a CDS encoding H-NS family nucleoid-associated regulatory protein, with protein sequence MSQYADLKAQIAKLQAQAEEARRTEIDNVVADIRQKIAEYGLTAQDLGFAVAAKRGRPPKKAPLPAKYQDPKSGNTWSGRGKPPKWIVGKNRERFLIGAA encoded by the coding sequence ATGTCTCAATATGCAGACCTCAAGGCGCAGATCGCCAAATTGCAGGCACAAGCAGAAGAAGCGCGGCGTACTGAAATCGACAATGTGGTCGCCGACATCCGCCAAAAGATCGCTGAATACGGTCTGACGGCTCAAGACCTCGGCTTTGCGGTCGCCGCCAAGCGTGGCCGCCCGCCCAAGAAGGCACCGCTGCCGGCAAAATACCAGGATCCTAAGTCGGGCAATACGTGGAGCGGGCGCGGCAAACCGCCCAAGTGGATCGTCGGTAAGAATCGCGAGCGCTTTCTGATTGGCGCGGCTTGA